One region of Bacterioplanoides sp. SCSIO 12839 genomic DNA includes:
- the cheY gene encoding chemotaxis response regulator CheY: MDKNMKILIVDDFSTMRRIVKNLLRDLGFTNTAEADDGTTALPMLENGDFDFLVTDWNMPGMTGLDLLKKVRADDRLKSLPVLMVTAEAKRDQIVAAAQAGVNGYVVKPFTAAVLKEKIDKIFERVEG; the protein is encoded by the coding sequence TTGGACAAAAATATGAAGATTCTTATCGTTGATGATTTTTCTACGATGAGACGAATTGTCAAAAATTTACTGCGTGATCTGGGCTTCACCAATACCGCAGAAGCCGATGACGGTACAACCGCGCTGCCAATGCTGGAAAACGGAGACTTCGATTTTCTGGTTACCGATTGGAATATGCCGGGCATGACGGGCCTCGATCTGTTGAAAAAGGTTCGGGCGGATGATCGCCTGAAATCTTTGCCGGTATTGATGGTGACTGCAGAAGCGAAGCGTGATCAGATCGTGGCTGCAGCACAGGCGGGTGTTAACGGATACGTAGTGAAACCATTTACTGCCGCTGTCCTAAAGGAAAAAATCGATAAGATTTTTGAACGCGTCGAAGGCTAA
- a CDS encoding protein phosphatase CheZ, with amino-acid sequence MADNTADSKEPGDSHEVGSEIRSLAENMLKQLEGGNLGKAVAMVNDLNELRDRTLYNEIGLLTRALHESIKNLKIDSIGAGSEIEHATDKLAYVVEMTDKSANRTMDLVDASLPLAADIHNRAADLSVQWQRFLNKELKPEEFRSLTKSINVFLQDSAQQSQTLQGQLSDIMLAQDFQDLTGQVIHKVAELVREVETRLVNLVAMAGHIDSITGITHSDLESVTEEAVAEEADIVAEGPQINKDSDDVVSSQDDVDDLLSSLGF; translated from the coding sequence ATGGCTGATAACACAGCTGATAGCAAAGAACCGGGAGACAGCCACGAAGTTGGCTCCGAGATTCGTTCGCTGGCAGAAAATATGTTGAAGCAGCTCGAAGGTGGCAACCTTGGCAAAGCCGTTGCCATGGTAAACGATCTGAATGAATTACGTGATCGCACCTTATACAACGAGATTGGTCTGCTGACGCGAGCGCTGCACGAATCCATTAAAAATCTGAAGATTGACTCCATTGGTGCTGGTTCTGAAATAGAACACGCAACGGATAAGCTCGCTTATGTGGTTGAAATGACCGATAAGTCGGCCAACCGCACCATGGATCTTGTGGATGCCAGTTTGCCTTTGGCAGCTGATATTCACAATCGTGCTGCCGATTTGTCGGTTCAGTGGCAGCGCTTTTTAAATAAAGAATTAAAACCTGAAGAATTTCGTTCATTGACCAAATCAATCAATGTTTTTCTGCAAGACAGTGCCCAGCAGTCACAAACGCTGCAAGGCCAGTTATCCGACATTATGTTGGCGCAGGATTTTCAGGATTTAACCGGCCAGGTCATTCATAAAGTGGCTGAACTGGTGCGTGAAGTGGAAACCCGGTTAGTGAACCTGGTAGCGATGGCAGGGCATATTGACTCCATCACGGGAATCACTCATTCGGATTTAGAGTCTGTCACTGAAGAGGCGGTCGCTGAAGAAGCAGATATTGTTGCTGAAGGCCCGCAGATTAACAAAGACAGTGATGATGTAGTGAGCAGCCAGGATGACGTTGATGATTTGTTATCCAGTCTTGGCTTTTAA